Proteins from a genomic interval of Neodiprion lecontei isolate iyNeoLeco1 chromosome 2, iyNeoLeco1.1, whole genome shotgun sequence:
- the LOC107226191 gene encoding transcription factor Dp-1 isoform X2 codes for MTQQNKTMNFLIHDANGQPQVIKVVPSTPNKALTGLVSTTNSGSLKVFKTPGQDTQVLSSGTQVLRTISLQGSSTPGQRLVTIPVQSAKMSSVKAGESVVTKTIQLTTARMNDFKQALVSQPQQQASNQQQIVKDQSGKTFISPILDHSGSRKRQDVESSDFTPDKRRKTEKVGKGLRHFSMKVCEKVKKKGTTSYNEVADELVGEFTNPAHINSLTDQQYDQKNIRRRVYDALNVLMAMNIISKEKKEIRWLGLPTNSLQECLSLEKDKKKKIERIKAKTQQLHSLILQHISYKNLVERNHKNENFHGPPKPNSAIQLPFIIVNTSKKTVIDCSISNDKTEYLFNFNDKFEIHDDIEVLKRMGLAFGLEKGECTDDDLRKAKTMVPKSLEKYVEQLASGDLERFIPVTIPGPSTSMDELEIKLEESGSRPPSSSRTSLSEDPLSPPSQFFSEEEDEEEESDQDDQVDSDLEAN; via the exons ATGACCCAGCAAAATAAAACGATGAATTTCTTGATACACGACGCAAATG GCCAACCACAAGTTATTAAAGTGGTTCCGAGCACGCCGAATAAAGCACTAACTGGGCTTGTTAGCACCACAAATTCCGGGAGTTTGAAGGTATTCAAGACACCTGGCCAAGATACCCAA GTCTTGTCCAGTGGGACACAAGTACTGAGAACCATCAGTTTGCAAGGTTCTTCAACACCTGGTCAGC GCTTAGTTACCATCCCTGTACAAAGTGCAAAAATGTCATCTGTAAAAGCTGGGGAATCTGTAGTGACAAAAACAATACAACTTACAACTGCTCGAATG AATGATTTTAAACAAGCGTTGGTATCCCAGCCTCAACAACAGGCCAGCAATCAACAGCAGATTGTCAAAGATCAATCTGGAAAGACTTTCATCAGCCCCATTTTGGATCACAGTGGTTCGAGGAAACGACAGGATGTCGAGAGCAGCGATTTTACCCCAGA CAAACggagaaaaacagaaaaagttGGAAAGGggcttcgccatttctctatGAAAGTCtgtgaaaaagtgaaaaagaaaggtaCGACATCATATAATGAAGTTGCTGATGAATTAGTTGGCGAATTCACCAACCCTGCGCACATAAATTCGTTAACTGATCAG CAGTACGATCAGAAAAATATTAGGAGACGTGTATACGATGCATTGAATGTATTGATGGCAATGAATATAATCTCcaaggagaagaaggagaTAAGATGGTTGGGTTTGCCCACAAATTCGTTGCAAGAGTGTTTGTCGTTagaaaaagataagaaaaagaaaatagagagAATCAAAGCCAAAACTCAGCAGCTGCATTCGTTAATTTTGCAGCACATATCGTACAAAAATTTAGTTGAACGCAACCATAAAAACGAGAATTTTCATGGACCACCTAAACCTAATTCTGCTATACAGTTGCCATTCATAATAGTTAATACCAGTAAGAAAACTGTTATTGATTGCAGTATTTCAAACGACAA AACCGAGTACCTGTTTAATTTTAATGATAAGTTTGAGATCCATGATGACATTGAAGTTCTGAAAAGAATGGGTTTAGCCTTTG GCCTTGAGAAAGGAGAATGTACTGATGACGATTTACGGAAAGCAAAAACTATGGTACCAAAGTCCCTTGAAAAATACGTTGAGC AATTGGCCTCTGGGGATTTGGAAAGATTCATTCCTGTTACAATTCCTGGGCCGAGTACATCGATGGATGAActggaaataaaattagaGGAATCTGGATCTCGGccaccttcttcttctcgtacCTCTCTCTCGGAAGATCCTTTGTCTCCACCTTCCCAGTTTTTCTCTgaggaagaagatgaagaagaagaaagcgACCAGGACGATCAAGTCGACAGTGATCTTGAGGCTAACTAG
- the LOC107226191 gene encoding transcription factor Dp-1 isoform X4 produces MSSVKAGESVVTKTIQLTTARMNDFKQALVSQPQQQASNQQQIVKDQSGKTFISPILDHSGSRKRQDVESSDFTPEYKRRKTEKVGKGLRHFSMKVCEKVKKKGTTSYNEVADELVGEFTNPAHINSLTDQQYDQKNIRRRVYDALNVLMAMNIISKEKKEIRWLGLPTNSLQECLSLEKDKKKKIERIKAKTQQLHSLILQHISYKNLVERNHKNENFHGPPKPNSAIQLPFIIVNTSKKTVIDCSISNDKTEYLFNFNDKFEIHDDIEVLKRMGLAFGLEKGECTDDDLRKAKTMVPKSLEKYVEQLASGDLERFIPVTIPGPSTSMDELEIKLEESGSRPPSSSRTSLSEDPLSPPSQFFSEEEDEEEESDQDDQVDSDLEAN; encoded by the exons ATGTCATCTGTAAAAGCTGGGGAATCTGTAGTGACAAAAACAATACAACTTACAACTGCTCGAATG AATGATTTTAAACAAGCGTTGGTATCCCAGCCTCAACAACAGGCCAGCAATCAACAGCAGATTGTCAAAGATCAATCTGGAAAGACTTTCATCAGCCCCATTTTGGATCACAGTGGTTCGAGGAAACGACAGGATGTCGAGAGCAGCGATTTTACCCCAGAGTA CAAACggagaaaaacagaaaaagttGGAAAGGggcttcgccatttctctatGAAAGTCtgtgaaaaagtgaaaaagaaaggtaCGACATCATATAATGAAGTTGCTGATGAATTAGTTGGCGAATTCACCAACCCTGCGCACATAAATTCGTTAACTGATCAG CAGTACGATCAGAAAAATATTAGGAGACGTGTATACGATGCATTGAATGTATTGATGGCAATGAATATAATCTCcaaggagaagaaggagaTAAGATGGTTGGGTTTGCCCACAAATTCGTTGCAAGAGTGTTTGTCGTTagaaaaagataagaaaaagaaaatagagagAATCAAAGCCAAAACTCAGCAGCTGCATTCGTTAATTTTGCAGCACATATCGTACAAAAATTTAGTTGAACGCAACCATAAAAACGAGAATTTTCATGGACCACCTAAACCTAATTCTGCTATACAGTTGCCATTCATAATAGTTAATACCAGTAAGAAAACTGTTATTGATTGCAGTATTTCAAACGACAA AACCGAGTACCTGTTTAATTTTAATGATAAGTTTGAGATCCATGATGACATTGAAGTTCTGAAAAGAATGGGTTTAGCCTTTG GCCTTGAGAAAGGAGAATGTACTGATGACGATTTACGGAAAGCAAAAACTATGGTACCAAAGTCCCTTGAAAAATACGTTGAGC AATTGGCCTCTGGGGATTTGGAAAGATTCATTCCTGTTACAATTCCTGGGCCGAGTACATCGATGGATGAActggaaataaaattagaGGAATCTGGATCTCGGccaccttcttcttctcgtacCTCTCTCTCGGAAGATCCTTTGTCTCCACCTTCCCAGTTTTTCTCTgaggaagaagatgaagaagaagaaagcgACCAGGACGATCAAGTCGACAGTGATCTTGAGGCTAACTAG
- the LOC107226191 gene encoding transcription factor Dp-1 isoform X3, whose amino-acid sequence MTQQNKTMNFLIHDANGQPQVIKVVPSTPNKALTGLVSTTNSGSLKVFKTPGQDTQVLSSGTQVLRTISLQGSSTPGQRLVTIPVQSAKMSSVKAGESVVTKTIQLTTARMNDFKQALVSQPQQQASNQQQIVKDQSGKTFISPILDHSGSRKRQDVESSDFTPEYKRRKTEKVGKGLRHFSMKVCEKVKKKGTTSYNEVADELVGEFTNPAHINSLTDQYDQKNIRRRVYDALNVLMAMNIISKEKKEIRWLGLPTNSLQECLSLEKDKKKKIERIKAKTQQLHSLILQHISYKNLVERNHKNENFHGPPKPNSAIQLPFIIVNTSKKTVIDCSISNDKTEYLFNFNDKFEIHDDIEVLKRMGLAFGLEKGECTDDDLRKAKTMVPKSLEKYVEQLASGDLERFIPVTIPGPSTSMDELEIKLEESGSRPPSSSRTSLSEDPLSPPSQFFSEEEDEEEESDQDDQVDSDLEAN is encoded by the exons ATGACCCAGCAAAATAAAACGATGAATTTCTTGATACACGACGCAAATG GCCAACCACAAGTTATTAAAGTGGTTCCGAGCACGCCGAATAAAGCACTAACTGGGCTTGTTAGCACCACAAATTCCGGGAGTTTGAAGGTATTCAAGACACCTGGCCAAGATACCCAA GTCTTGTCCAGTGGGACACAAGTACTGAGAACCATCAGTTTGCAAGGTTCTTCAACACCTGGTCAGC GCTTAGTTACCATCCCTGTACAAAGTGCAAAAATGTCATCTGTAAAAGCTGGGGAATCTGTAGTGACAAAAACAATACAACTTACAACTGCTCGAATG AATGATTTTAAACAAGCGTTGGTATCCCAGCCTCAACAACAGGCCAGCAATCAACAGCAGATTGTCAAAGATCAATCTGGAAAGACTTTCATCAGCCCCATTTTGGATCACAGTGGTTCGAGGAAACGACAGGATGTCGAGAGCAGCGATTTTACCCCAGAGTA CAAACggagaaaaacagaaaaagttGGAAAGGggcttcgccatttctctatGAAAGTCtgtgaaaaagtgaaaaagaaaggtaCGACATCATATAATGAAGTTGCTGATGAATTAGTTGGCGAATTCACCAACCCTGCGCACATAAATTCGTTAACTGATCAG TACGATCAGAAAAATATTAGGAGACGTGTATACGATGCATTGAATGTATTGATGGCAATGAATATAATCTCcaaggagaagaaggagaTAAGATGGTTGGGTTTGCCCACAAATTCGTTGCAAGAGTGTTTGTCGTTagaaaaagataagaaaaagaaaatagagagAATCAAAGCCAAAACTCAGCAGCTGCATTCGTTAATTTTGCAGCACATATCGTACAAAAATTTAGTTGAACGCAACCATAAAAACGAGAATTTTCATGGACCACCTAAACCTAATTCTGCTATACAGTTGCCATTCATAATAGTTAATACCAGTAAGAAAACTGTTATTGATTGCAGTATTTCAAACGACAA AACCGAGTACCTGTTTAATTTTAATGATAAGTTTGAGATCCATGATGACATTGAAGTTCTGAAAAGAATGGGTTTAGCCTTTG GCCTTGAGAAAGGAGAATGTACTGATGACGATTTACGGAAAGCAAAAACTATGGTACCAAAGTCCCTTGAAAAATACGTTGAGC AATTGGCCTCTGGGGATTTGGAAAGATTCATTCCTGTTACAATTCCTGGGCCGAGTACATCGATGGATGAActggaaataaaattagaGGAATCTGGATCTCGGccaccttcttcttctcgtacCTCTCTCTCGGAAGATCCTTTGTCTCCACCTTCCCAGTTTTTCTCTgaggaagaagatgaagaagaagaaagcgACCAGGACGATCAAGTCGACAGTGATCTTGAGGCTAACTAG
- the LOC107226191 gene encoding transcription factor Dp-1 isoform X1, with product MTQQNKTMNFLIHDANGQPQVIKVVPSTPNKALTGLVSTTNSGSLKVFKTPGQDTQVLSSGTQVLRTISLQGSSTPGQRLVTIPVQSAKMSSVKAGESVVTKTIQLTTARMNDFKQALVSQPQQQASNQQQIVKDQSGKTFISPILDHSGSRKRQDVESSDFTPEYKRRKTEKVGKGLRHFSMKVCEKVKKKGTTSYNEVADELVGEFTNPAHINSLTDQQYDQKNIRRRVYDALNVLMAMNIISKEKKEIRWLGLPTNSLQECLSLEKDKKKKIERIKAKTQQLHSLILQHISYKNLVERNHKNENFHGPPKPNSAIQLPFIIVNTSKKTVIDCSISNDKTEYLFNFNDKFEIHDDIEVLKRMGLAFGLEKGECTDDDLRKAKTMVPKSLEKYVEQLASGDLERFIPVTIPGPSTSMDELEIKLEESGSRPPSSSRTSLSEDPLSPPSQFFSEEEDEEEESDQDDQVDSDLEAN from the exons ATGACCCAGCAAAATAAAACGATGAATTTCTTGATACACGACGCAAATG GCCAACCACAAGTTATTAAAGTGGTTCCGAGCACGCCGAATAAAGCACTAACTGGGCTTGTTAGCACCACAAATTCCGGGAGTTTGAAGGTATTCAAGACACCTGGCCAAGATACCCAA GTCTTGTCCAGTGGGACACAAGTACTGAGAACCATCAGTTTGCAAGGTTCTTCAACACCTGGTCAGC GCTTAGTTACCATCCCTGTACAAAGTGCAAAAATGTCATCTGTAAAAGCTGGGGAATCTGTAGTGACAAAAACAATACAACTTACAACTGCTCGAATG AATGATTTTAAACAAGCGTTGGTATCCCAGCCTCAACAACAGGCCAGCAATCAACAGCAGATTGTCAAAGATCAATCTGGAAAGACTTTCATCAGCCCCATTTTGGATCACAGTGGTTCGAGGAAACGACAGGATGTCGAGAGCAGCGATTTTACCCCAGAGTA CAAACggagaaaaacagaaaaagttGGAAAGGggcttcgccatttctctatGAAAGTCtgtgaaaaagtgaaaaagaaaggtaCGACATCATATAATGAAGTTGCTGATGAATTAGTTGGCGAATTCACCAACCCTGCGCACATAAATTCGTTAACTGATCAG CAGTACGATCAGAAAAATATTAGGAGACGTGTATACGATGCATTGAATGTATTGATGGCAATGAATATAATCTCcaaggagaagaaggagaTAAGATGGTTGGGTTTGCCCACAAATTCGTTGCAAGAGTGTTTGTCGTTagaaaaagataagaaaaagaaaatagagagAATCAAAGCCAAAACTCAGCAGCTGCATTCGTTAATTTTGCAGCACATATCGTACAAAAATTTAGTTGAACGCAACCATAAAAACGAGAATTTTCATGGACCACCTAAACCTAATTCTGCTATACAGTTGCCATTCATAATAGTTAATACCAGTAAGAAAACTGTTATTGATTGCAGTATTTCAAACGACAA AACCGAGTACCTGTTTAATTTTAATGATAAGTTTGAGATCCATGATGACATTGAAGTTCTGAAAAGAATGGGTTTAGCCTTTG GCCTTGAGAAAGGAGAATGTACTGATGACGATTTACGGAAAGCAAAAACTATGGTACCAAAGTCCCTTGAAAAATACGTTGAGC AATTGGCCTCTGGGGATTTGGAAAGATTCATTCCTGTTACAATTCCTGGGCCGAGTACATCGATGGATGAActggaaataaaattagaGGAATCTGGATCTCGGccaccttcttcttctcgtacCTCTCTCTCGGAAGATCCTTTGTCTCCACCTTCCCAGTTTTTCTCTgaggaagaagatgaagaagaagaaagcgACCAGGACGATCAAGTCGACAGTGATCTTGAGGCTAACTAG